The Dethiosulfovibrio peptidovorans DSM 11002 nucleotide sequence CTGGATACCTGATAGACGGTCAATCCGAACCCCATGCTCTCCGGATGTCTATCCATACATTCCTTTAGTCCTCCTATTCCGTCGGGAGAGACATCGCTATCGTCATCAATAAAAAATATAATGCTACCTTTAACAACCCTCACAGAATCATTTCTCTGAGAAGCACTCCCCACCCTTGGAGCCTTAAAGTAACGGAGATCTATGCCCCTTGATTTAAATCTTTCAGCAAAAGACTTAGCAACTAGGCACGAGAGATCATCTGTACTGGCATCCCACAGAATAACCTCAAAATCGCTATAATCTTGCAGGAGCAGGGAAGGTAAAGAGATATCTCTTAAAGCCTCTGGCCTGTTTTTAGTAGCTATAACAACCGAGATCATTTACATCACGTCCAAATCTTTATCCAGTTATCAGGAATTACAAAACTGGAGTCCATTTTTCTAAACCACCGACCTGGAGCTATCGTCACAGTAGAGGTGTCCTGCCCGAGCCAAGCTCCCCACCAGCTAAAAGAGCTGTTTGCGACTACATGATGATCGCAACAGGACATAAGGGCAAGCTCCTCGTAGTCCTTCAGGTCTTCGCCTGAAACATAAATCGTCTTATCTCCCAAACATAGATTATTTCTAGCCCACACAGGATCGTCGGTGAAAACGTAAAAGACAAGACCATCGGATATAGTATTAAGTATCTCTTTTGCCCTAAGATAGTATTCAATAGGGAGAACGCCATGGACCCTGTTCGCAGAGCTATCGGTGACATAGTCCCCCCTTCTGACGTGGACGCTGATCGATCCACCAGGTTCGCTCAACATGCGTTTTTTCCAAGCCAGGAAGGCAGAAGACTCCTCTATGACTCTAAAGTCAGACCTTATAACGTCTGAGTACCTAGAAAAATATTTTTCAGACTGCCAATATCCATCCACAAAAAGATGACTAAGCTTTTCAGATAGTACTTCATCCAGGGAAACAAGGACTGGAGGAAAGGGTTCGACAAGAACTCCAGGCATATTCTTATCCATTCCCCACACTCCCCACCGTCTGAGTTTTTTAGTCATCTTGACCTTAAGCCTCGTGCTGGTGCTAAGATAGCAACCAAAAGGGATGTTTTTAGTCAAACTATAAATACCAAGAGAAAAAGGCCTACTATCACTTCCAAAATTGGATATATCAAGCTTCAGGTCAAGCCCAAGATCCAACGCCAAGGCTCGACCAAAAGCGTACTGGAACATCTGGTTGCCAAGACCGCCACAACACTTAGCTATTACGCACATAAAATCACCATCAATGAATCCCCATACCATCAACTAGGGTTCTTATAAAAGCATCTCCACTGAACAGCGACGCTTTCTGGCTAGTCAAAAAATCGACCGCTGCATCAAGATAGCTTCT carries:
- a CDS encoding alpha-1,2-fucosyltransferase, which encodes MVWGFIDGDFMCVIAKCCGGLGNQMFQYAFGRALALDLGLDLKLDISNFGSDSRPFSLGIYSLTKNIPFGCYLSTSTRLKVKMTKKLRRWGVWGMDKNMPGVLVEPFPPVLVSLDEVLSEKLSHLFVDGYWQSEKYFSRYSDVIRSDFRVIEESSAFLAWKKRMLSEPGGSISVHVRRGDYVTDSSANRVHGVLPIEYYLRAKEILNTISDGLVFYVFTDDPVWARNNLCLGDKTIYVSGEDLKDYEELALMSCCDHHVVANSSFSWWGAWLGQDTSTVTIAPGRWFRKMDSSFVIPDNWIKIWT